From the Malus domestica chromosome 17, GDT2T_hap1 genome, one window contains:
- the LOC103404279 gene encoding cyclin-dependent protein kinase inhibitor SMR6: MVFSKKSQVVDGGMESEGKKWVIAGISVRTCLKPVNTKSARGKETDDVEEEEEYSTTPTAKETRIPEILSCPPAPRKSRPPSRCNFSGVKEFFTPPDLETVFKLHVEKAN, from the coding sequence ATGGTTTTTTCGAAGAAGTCCCAGGTGGTGGACGGAGGCATGGAATCCGAAGGCAAGAAGTGGGTAATCGCCGGAATCTCGGTACGAACTTGCTTAAAGCCGGTAAACACAAAATCGGCGAGGGGGAAGGAGACAGACGACgttgaagaagaggaggagtaTTCGACAACCCCAACAgcgaaagaaacaagaataccGGAGATTTTGTCATGCCCGCCGGCGCCGAGAAAGAGCCGGCCGCCTTCCAGATGCAACTTCAGTGGCGTGAAGGAGTTCTTCACACCGCCGGATTTGGAAACGGTGTTCAAGCTCCATGTTGAGAAAGCAAACTGA